Below is a genomic region from Macaca thibetana thibetana isolate TM-01 chromosome 1, ASM2454274v1, whole genome shotgun sequence.
AAGTGGACTTGAGGAGGGCAGGGCCTGCCTGccatggggaggaggagggtttCCCTTCACTTGGCCTGGGCCCCTCAGGGTCTCCCACCCCCTGCCAGTCTGCATGCCCATATCCTCCCAGGACCACTTCCACCCCACTGTGTAGAGGCTATGCACTGCCCACAGTGAAACTGCCCCCAGCTTACTGCCTCTTGCGCCCTTACCCTGCCTGTTCTGACCCTACCCTGTGTTTCCCAACTCCACCCAGGGATCCTGGTGTACGGGCTGAGCCTGTTATGCTTTTCTGCCCTTCGGCCCTTTGGGGAGCCACGGCGGGAGGTGGAGATCCACCGGCGATATGTGGCCCAGTCGATCCAGCTCTTTATCCTCTACTTCTTCAACCTGGCCGTGCTTTCCACTTACCTGCCCCAGGACACCCTCAAACTGCTCCCTCTGCTCACTGGTCTCTTTGCCATCTCCCGGTAagttggggcagggggtgggcaTGGGAGAGGGAATGGTGCTAGAGAACCCAGGCATCTGAATGTCTGGAGAATCAGGGTCAGGAGCTTTCCGGATTCTACCCTGGCCCAAATGTGTGCCCTGGGGAGATAAGTCCACCTTCTCTCTTGTACCTTACTTCAGCTGGTCAGCAGATGGAAGCTGATTTCAGAGATACATATAACCATGTCAAACAAAAAGGCTTTCAGGTGTCATCTAGATCCATGCACCCATTGCAGCCACTCCTGTGGCAATCTGGTCAGGTAGCTGTTTTGGTCTCTAGCTGAACACCCCCTATGACCAAATGTACaacttaaaaatagatatattttttcaaaatagagagaaggctgggtgcagtggctcatgcctgtaatctcagcactttaagaggccgaggtggcagatcacttgaggtcaggagtttgagaccagcctggccaacatggtgaaactctgtctctactaaaaatacaaaaattagctgagcatgatggtgcacacctgtagtcccagctactcaggaggctgaggcaggagaattgcttgagcccaggaggcggagattgcagtgagacaagatcgtgccactgcactccagcctggacaacagagctagacttcatctcaaaaaaacaaatagccgggtgcagtggctcacgcctgtaatcccagcactttgggaggctgaggcgggtggatcacaaggtcaggagctcgagaccaccttggccaacaaggtgaaaccccagctctactaaaaatacaaaaaattagccaggtgtggtggtgggcatctgtaatcccagctattcaggaggccgaggaaggagaatcgcttgaacctgggaggcggaggttgcagtgagccgaaatcgcgccattgccctccagcctgggtgacagagcgagactctggctcaaacaaataaataattaattaaaataaaataaaaaatagagatgaggtctcactatgttgcccaggctggtcgcaaactcctggcctcaagcaatcctcctgcctcaacttcccagtgTGCTGATTACTCAATTCTTCATATAAAccagtctttttccttttttttttttttttttttttttttttttgagacggagtctcgctctgtcgcccaggctggagtgcagtggccggatctcagctcactgcaagctccgcctcccgggttcacgccattctcctgcctcagcctcccgagtagctgggactacaggcgcccgccacctcgcccggctagttttttttttgtatttttttagtagagacggggtttcaccgtgttagccaggatggtctcgatctcctgacctcgtgatccgcccgtctcggcctcccaaagtgctgggattacaggcttgagccaccgtgcccggcctttttccatttttaaaggtaCTAATTGTTAGACAGTTCTTCATACTGCGCTAAACATTTCTGCCCAgattctgacctccagaattgcCTAGGACAAATTTAGATATTTGATACAACCTCTCAATCCCCCCACTCTAACACTCTGTCCCCCTAGTATCTGCTTTGCAAAATGGCCCGGTTTCTTCACTGTCCTGGGAAGAAACTTCTGCCTGTCACAGTTGGGCGGCCTGGTTGAGGGTACTGTCCTCTTCCTGTTTGTCAATGACGAGAGGGCCCCGGTAGAAGGTACCGTCCTTTTCTTCATACAAACCAAGGACATGTGAGCTCTCGTCGCAGCCTTcttactcttctcttttttttttttttttgagacaacgtttcactcttgttgcccaggctggagaatacaatggcatgatctcagctcactgcaatctccacctcctgggttcaagcacccaccaccaggcccaactaatgttttgtatttttagtagagacagggtttcaccatgttggccaggctggtcttgaactcctgacctcagatgatctgcccgccttgggctcccaaagtgttgggattacaggtgtgagccaccgcgcctggcccttacTCTCCTTTCATTCAGACTTTTTACCATCACCTAAAATCCTTAGGGGTATTTTCACATGAACTACTATTAACCTTAACCTAGAAGGCACCTTTGAATTTCTTAACCCAAATGCAggtgttttcttccattttccctaATACATATGctcttgttacttttttttttttttttttgagacggtgtcttattctgttacccaggctggagtgcagtggcgccatctcggctcactacaacctctgtatcctgggcccaagcaattttcctgcgtctgccccctgagtagctgagattacaggtgtgagccaccatgcccaggtaaatttttttgtatttttagtagagacagggtttcaccatgttggccaggctggtcttgaactcctgacctcagataatccacccgcctcggccacccaaagtgctgggattataggtgtgagccaccacgcctggcctgctcTTGTTACTTTTGATACAGGATTCCAGGTAgcttgctaaaataaaatattattcctgTTGAGCTAAAATTAATCTTCCCGTCACTTCTGATTGTGGTCCAACAGTCAGTTGTCCCACCAGCCTCCTGACCATCATGCAGCCTTGCATTTTCTCCCAGTAGGTTTTCCCGAAATAAATATGTTCCTGCTCATGTAACTCAGCCTCCCATCTCAAACTCTTGGGGAATACTGGTCTCAGATAGAAGTTGGCTTAAGCAGTAAAAGTAATCAGGGAGCTAAAGGAAGACTCAGTGATTGTCTGGTTCAGGCTTCCCATTTTACAAAGGGGAAATCACAACAGATTAGGGGAGAAGAGTTGCTCAGGTCGTCAGCAATAGTGTCAGCACTAGAATCCAGGTCCCTTCCCTCTTTTATCCAGGGTCCTTCTTTACCATGGACAAGTTCATTAAGCagtttgtgcctcagtttcatcatctgtaaaatgaggttgttatggggattaaatgagttaactcATGTAGAGTACTTAAAACAATTTGGTacttggggctgggcgcagtggctcacgcctgtaatcccagcactttgggaggccagggcgggtggatcatgaggtcaggagattgagaccatcctggctaacatggtaaaaccccgtctctaataaaaatacagaattagctgggtgtggtggtgggcgcctgtaatcccagcactttgggaggccgaggtgggcggatcaccaggtcagaagattgagaccatcctggctaacatggtgaaaccccatctctactaaaaatacaaaaaattagtggtggtgggcgcctgtagtcccagctactcgggaggctgaggcaggagaatggcgtgaacccaggaggtggagcttgcagtgagccgagatcgggccactgcacttcagcctgggagacagtgagactccatctcaaaaaaaacaacaagaacaacaacaaaaaaatctggtATTTGGTAAGGGTTCATTATGCTGTGCTGCTTCCTAGTGCAGAAGAGAAGCAGCAGttattcttccctccctttcacaGGTGAAAAAGAACAGAGGCACATGAATTATGTAAGAGGAAGttgctcttccctccctccattgAGGGGTGTGTATTGAACAAATCTTCCACGAAATTTGTGGCTGACCCATCCTCTGGGCTTCAAGCCCTCCTGGAGGTGGCTTCTTTGCTCTCCTCTTTACGTCTGCCCCTCAAATTGGCAGAAGAGGAGGTAATGAACAGGCTTGGGTTCAAATCATGACTTTTCTATTTCCCAGATGTGTGATCTTGGATGAGTCTTACTTAACCCATTTGaaatcttagtttcttcatctgcaaaaggaTAAATACAGTGGAACACACTGCAGCTATAAAAGAATGGGAAAAccatttttatattgatataaaatgatctccaggatatatatatatatatatatatatatattttttttttttttttttttttgagacggagtctcgctctgtcacccaggctggagtgcagtggccggatctcagctcactgcaagctccgcctcccgggtttacaccattctccggcctcagcctcccgagtagctgggactacaggcgcccaccacctcgcccggctagtttttttgtatttcttaatagagacggggtttcaccgtgttagccaggatggtctcgatctcctggcctcgtgatccgcccgtctcggcctcccaaagtgctgggattacaggcttgagccaccgcgcccggcctccaggatatattaaatggggaaaaaaataaacatgcagaGAACAGTCTATATAGTATGCTGCCATActtcaaaaaagggaaaaatagctTTTTGCTCAtatatgcactttttaaaaaatcactcaatGTACTATCACACTGgctcttcttcccctttcttcctccttctttctttctttctttcttcttcttccttcttcttcttctttctccaagAAAAGCACACtggtctttaagaaaaaataaataaaagaaaaaatctgctggacatggtggctcacacctgtaatctcagcactttgggaggccaaggcaggagaattgcttgaagccaggagtttgagaccctcatctgtacaaaaataatttaaaaaatcagctgggcatggcagcacacacctgtagtccctgctacttgggaggctgtggtggaaggactgcttgagcccaggagttggaggctgccactgcactccagcctggctgacagagtaagaccccatctctaaaaaaaaaaaaaaggctaggcgtggtggctcactcctgtgatcccagcactttgggaggccaaggagggcagatgatcaggtcaggagattgagaccatcttgggtgaaaccccgtctctactaaaaatacaaaaaattatcaaggcatggtggcgggcacctgtagtcccagctactcgggaggctgaggcaggagaatcgcttgaagccgggaggcagagcttacagtgagctgagatcatgccactgcactccagcctgggtgacagagcgagactccgtctcaaaataataataataatttaaaaaatcacttagtGCACAAGAAACCATAATACTGatgcctggggtgggggtgggggagaataGGGTAGGAATCGGTAAAGggaggaaaatattttactatactGATTGAATTTgctcaaacattttaaagtttgtacagccaggtgtggtggctcgcatctgtagtcccagctactcaggagtctgaggtgagagaatcactcaaggccagaagtttgagccCAGACTGGCAAcacatagcaagaccatgtctctaaaaaaataaaaataaatcgaaaagtaaataaaagagggAAAGGAATAATATACTCGACTTCATAAAGATGTGGGGAAGTCAAAATCAATCACTTATAGTAATTAGCGCTGTgcctaatacattttaaatgcataaacTTTGGCTGTATTTGGAAGCACCAGCCATACCCACCAACTGCATCTGCCTCCCTATCTACTCCCCCCACTGTCAGCCTATTGCCAAGCTGAAGCGCTTCCCTTGAGAGTAGCCTGACCCTTTTCTTGCCCCCCCAGTCTGATCTACTGGCTGACCTTCGCCGTGGGCCGCTCCTTCCGCGGCTTCGGCTATGGCCTGACGTTTCTGCCGCTGCTGTCAATGCTGATGTGGAACCTCTACTACATGTTCGTGGTGGAGCCGGAGCGCATGCTCACTGCCACGGAGAGCCGCCTGGACTACCCGGACCACGCCCGGTCGGCCTCCGACTACAGGCCCCGCCCCTGGGGCTGAGCCGCTCCGCCCTCCCACTCGGAGTAGCGGGTAGCAGCGTGGGTCTGACATATCTTTGAACCTTGTGGCCAGGCCTGGACTTCGCCCCCAGGCCTAGGACCGCGGTGGGTGGAACCCTGCTACTACCCCAACAGGGACTCCAATCAATCAGAGTTCTCCCCTTGCCCGGGCTGCCCTTCACCTTTGGTGCCCGGGACAGTCATAAGGGATGGACTTAGTTTTCTTGCAGGGAAAAAGGTGGACAGCCATGTTTCTTACGGATGCTGAGGGCATGGGGCCAGGACCAGGGGAGAGGCACAGCTCCTTCCTGAGCAGCCTGCCACCACTACCACAAGGGCTCCCTAATGCTGGACTCTGGTCCACTCCCCGGCTTCCcatgaggcaggaggcagagccacAGCCAAGGCCCTGACCACTTCTGTGCCATTTGTCTAAGCACAGTGCATCAAGGACGCTGGAAATGCCTTAAGGATAGAGGCTGGGCATCACATCAAATGGGACTGTGATGTTTGGTGAAAACCTTCCTGGGGATCTGGATTCAGGACCCTCCATGACTGGCCTTAGGGCCCCTTAGCCTGAGTTAAGACTATTTACAGCTGGCCAGTCCAGAGCTGCTGCTCTTCTACCTATTTAGGCCCCTGTAACTTCCCACCTTTAAACTGCCCAGAAGCCATGCCTCTCCCACGGGAAGAGGGGAGCAGACAGGGAAATCTGCCTCCcaagagggtgtgtgtgtgtctgtgtgtgtgtgtgtgtgtgtgtgtacgcgcaCGCTCACACGTGGTGGCTGGGGAGTGCCTGGATGGTGCGGTGGCTGATGTTAACCtagtatgagtgtgtgtgtgtaacaataAATTACTACCAGTCTTTGCTGgctttttcttcctgtttgtcCCCCAGTCTTGAGTGTCCCTTCCCTGTTTCATTCAGATGACAATAGAAACCTCCTAACTCTACCTGGTGGAGTGGAGCTGGCAGGTTCCTTGGTTCCACAGCAAGGAAATGGAGCCTCAAACAGAAACTTGCCTTCCAAGCCCATCTCTTAGCCCTTCCATTCCCTGGAACCAGCCCAAGACCAGCCCAACGACACTCACACATCAATAAACTGGAGccctgtgaaaaaaaaaatatctattttcttgCCTTCCAGGGCAGCCAACCAGTCAGAATGCCTCTCATTTAGGCCTGCAAGTCCCATCCAAGGGAAATGTGTGGAGATGCAAGAAGGCAACACCAAGGGGACCTTATCAATAGCCCTGTCCTCCATCCCCTCCAAAGTTCCCCCCGCAAGGTATGAAGGAAGCCCCACCTGGGGGTctccaggaaattgaggctggcCTCTGAGGTTCCACAGAAAAGCAAGACGGGGGAGTGAAGGGGCCGACTGGAACTTGATACTCCAACCTCCAGAGTTTTGAGGCACAACAAGACAGGTCCAGTAATGTCCTTCCCTCCAGAGAGCGGGCCTTAATTTATGGACTGGTACTCTGAGTACTTCTTGTGGTACAGTAGCAAAACCAAGCCTCCCACTAGCAGCATGAGCCCTGGGGCACCCAGGGCCACCGCCATGATGCCCAGGACTAGTGGGGACAAGCCATCCACTGGAGGGAAGCCCACACCCAGGAGCATCGACCTAGagcaagcagagagagagaggtaagcGGGCTTAGGAGGAAAGGCTGGGAGACTCAGCCTTGGTCCACTTCAACTCCCCAAGCCCGCAGCCCAAGCCCTGGCTCTCACCAGCTGAGGTAGTGTTGGTCCCAGTAGCCAGGGCCTGTAGAAGCCCCGAACGTCACATTGAAGGCACAGAAGTTATTCTGGGACCCAAAGAAGGCTCGGACAATGGGTGACTGGGGAAGAGGGTATGCCAAGGCAGGATGAAGAGGGGAAGCTTGGCAGGGCAGGGCTGATTCTCGGCCCCCCGGCTTCTGGGAGTAAGCCACTGGTCGCCACTGTGCGAAGCCTGATGGGAGGGAGCCCCACAGCAGCTGGTCCAACTGGGAAGAAAGGCAAACAAGGGAGGGTAAAGAGGACCAACCTGTGCCCAACCCTCTtttccctgcctctcccagccttcATCTGTGACTAGCAACAGGAGTCCTGAGTCCTAGGCAGGGCCTCAGTCCCTCCTCTGTAAAAATGGAGAGTTCGACTGGGTGAGGACTGAGTTGTTTTCCAAGCCTGCAAGTCTGGACTCAGCCCTCCTCTTGGCCCCCAGGCCCCTTGCAGATCTCCACCTGCCAGAGTGTAAGTCATACTGCACTGCCTGTCTGTCTCCactgagggcagggactgggtCAGATTcattagcacagtgcctagcacttaAACGACCCAAAGTAAGTGTTGCTAAATGGCAAATGGTTGAATGAGTTTTAGGTCCCAATGGCGTCCCACCTATATTCCTCacccctctgcctctctccaggAAGCCTGACCTGGAAGACGGCAGGTGCGTATTCATCGTCGATGGAGTGCTGCTCCTGCACTGACGGGCAGTCAGAGCCCTGGCCCAGTGTGGCTACCTCCAGCCCAAACAGGGAACGGTTTCCTCGGGGAGAGGC
It encodes:
- the GLMP gene encoding glycosylated lysosomal membrane protein isoform X2 produces the protein MRGSVERSWGWGHSAPSPLLLLTLFLFAAPFGLLGETTRQLLEFDSTNVSDTAAKPPGTPYPPYSLADFSWNNITDSLDPATLSATFQGHPMNDPTRTFANGSLAFRVQAFSRSSRPAQPPRLLHTADTCQLEVALVGASPRGNRSLFGLEVATLGQGSDCPSVQEQHSIDDEYAPAVFQLDQLLWGSLPSGFAQWRPVAYSQKPGGRESALPCQASPLHPALAYPLPQSPIVRAFFGSQNNFCAFNVTFGASTGPGYWDQHYLSWSMLLGVGFPPVDGLSPLVLGIMAVALGAPGLMLLVGGLVLLLYHKKYSEYQSIN